A single genomic interval of Macaca nemestrina isolate mMacNem1 chromosome 14, mMacNem.hap1, whole genome shotgun sequence harbors:
- the LOC105471888 gene encoding ficolin-2 isoform X5 — translation MELDRAVRVLGPATLLLTFLGLAWAVQAADTCPEVKVVGLEGSDKLTILRGCPGLPGAPGPKGEAGTNGNRGERGPPGPPGKAGPPGSKGAPGEPQPCLTGPRTCKDLLDRGHFLSGWHTIYLPDCRPLTVLCDMDTDGGGWTVFQRRVDGSVDFYRDWAAYKQGFGSWLGEFWLGNDNIHALTAQGTSELRVDLVDFEDNHQFAKYRSFKVADEKEKYNLVLGAFVEGSAGDSLTSHNNHSFSTKDQDNDLSTGNCAVMYQGAWWYRTCHVSNLNGRYLRGAHDSFANGINWKSGKGYNYSYKVSEMKVRPA, via the exons ATGGAGCTGGACAGAGCTGTGAGGGTCCTGGGCCCTGCCACCCTGCTGCTCACTTTCCTGGGCTTGGCCTGGGCTGTCCAGGCGGCAGACACCTGTCCAG AGGTGAAGGTGGTGGGCCTGGAGGGCTCTGACAAGCTCACCATTCTCCGAGGCTGCCCGGGGCTGCCCGGGGCCCCTGGGCCCAAGGGAGAGGCAGGCACCAATGGAAACAGAG GAGAACGCGGCCCCCCTGGACCTCCTGGGAAGGCAGGACCACCTGGGTCCAAGG GAGCACCTGGGGAGCCCCAGCCGTGCCTGACAG GCCCACGCACCTGCAAGGACCTGCTAGACCGAGGGCACTTCCTGAGCGGCTGGCACACCATCTACCTGCCTGACTGCCGGCCCCTGACTGTGCTCTGTGACATGGACACGGACGGAGGGGGCTGGACC GTTTTCCAGCGGAGGGTGGACGGCTCCGTGGACTTCTACCGGGACTGGGCCGCGTACAAGCAGGGCTTTGGCAGTTGGCTGGGGGAGTTCTGGCTGGGGAACGACAACATCCACGCCCTGACCGCCCAGG GAACCAGCGAGCTCCGTGTAGACCTGGTGGACTTTGAGGACAACCACCAGTTTGCTAAGTACAGATCATTCAAGGTGGCCGACGAGAAGGAGAAGTACAATCTGGTCCTGGGGGCCTTTGTGGAGGGCAGTGCGG GTGATTCCCTGACATCCCACAACAACCACTCCTTCTCCACCAAAGACCAGGACAATGACCTTAGCACCGGAAATTGTGCTGTGATGTATCAGGGAGCTTGGTGGTATAGAACCTGCCATGTGTCAAACCTGAATGGTCGCTACCTCAGGGGGGCTCACGACAGCTTTGCAAATGGCATCAACTGGAAGTCGGGGAAAGGATACAATTACAGCTACAAGGTGTCAGAGATGAAGGTGCGACCTGCCTAG